Proteins co-encoded in one Bombus terrestris chromosome 18, iyBomTerr1.2, whole genome shotgun sequence genomic window:
- the LOC100645852 gene encoding DNA polymerase zeta catalytic subunit isoform X7, whose product MIDYNLYGMSLINLKDVKFRQCIHTKLEENSENESSSNLFDSQKHLPAFIVKQSTCKLEVDAQACEILNRQEIQNDLDLNPGIAAIWNEEKYRREAKDLENVESQFLYSNTSNRIYDLTENDIYQEERLRKKLESISQISEDITSKTSKTHNYPLEMDDENNSFSASYVPNHFKSLMLNKETKDETFLNNSLLEFDNFEIKENLPQDKTIENTILDSEDMYLVEILADLREENEEEKIIDNDSMLGSQFSMLNNEIKVDNEDDEIEDLNITSLDLSLSSWNSVITEIESKMTEDNKKTNDITEHNAESTSSRDVPQYDGPSDLVLKNKKQLIWQLTRNKIKEGKKTCTKLDKYALHFNSNMILNELKFINIQINLNFLQNQLMIPQGTIFDIKLSKYFTFYQKQTREFESKRRKTSQTTEKKLSYYKDINIYKLDHKDLDVYDIDEIEYTLDKCKHLKNSIDFGNNPNESYIMNSVSNKLNIPALDGNADNSSSDSEVDRDTTINKEEKRICVYKPNTKFKSDKGVVNISLIKRRLELEDSNLQSPYKRRNTIGNYLPNEPYHTPTKAKLVHSPCSVSKKYSSLDIKIVSPKIDKSIRNNESRSSEFSYNTLKRNNQHLFHDKIDNLALEENQAFFTHNETSNIGKTGSVILKHKDSSSNVHEELINFEKEDNVLKTNFETQIIPKNNKQICKKLSFMNINNEEISSVKDNIYFENLSLTKEIIDNIHKSNDSISISIVNSNCHGNSIKLHTRENEKVNYKYNLPSTSKDNTNLYLDNTSDQMSLKHKNIDEDEDEDEEDVCNMTYTQYLNGKLESESNTPNIMALKDISGTETKLITITSKFNSPSRERIINSMKMYDILESKFNSLFFSNKIDLIKFMQRKNLSNNGIYKVIPFKCSLDRVTGIKLWRRVRINEFYPSGSSIKSCNIKRVLAGYNALIIHPLIQPPTSKNVKTWLQAKKHLSKKNNNYEVKDNIDVPRDIKESNILNKILANNRYMKSQCSGSSEHSSKSNNSFNSSLQKMLENPLLYKNNDTPQYLGISYGQIEYTLKGYSSNIENENRQNAKGLTVHQYLTILAVEIHVITRDKFLPDPNHDPIGAIFYAIHNDVPLSSKIEQIEHGAILVSSLTQNTKVKNIHSANTCTTSYVSTEEDLLNSLIILVRHCDPDILIGWEIESLSWGYIFHRASHIGLKDFMWQISRIPTAPPISKGQASDKDNFSDAKISGRIILDVWRIMRHEIALLNYTFENVMYHVMRERVSCPTFQVLTNWWNHKSVTIRWRVITHYVIRIVGTLRILIHLDIIGRTCEHARLFGIQFYEVFSRGSQFRVESMMLRLAKPLNYISVSPSIQQRARMRAPESLPLIMEPQSTLYTDPLIVLDFQSLYPSIIIAYNYCFSTCLGRVEHIGHYEPYEFGATTLKIKKDTAKKLFGKINFAPCGVAFVKPEIRMGILPRMLTEILNTRLMVKKSMKLHGNENHALQRILHSQQLGLKLIANVTYGYTAANFSGRMPCIEIGDSVVSKGRETLERAIKIVESTPKWGAEVVYGDTDSLFILLRRKSREEAFAIGAEIADTVTAANPPPVKLKFEKVLQPSILQTKKRYCGYMYESPEQKEPEYLAKGIETVRRDGCPAVTKILEKTLKILFDTKDLSLVKQYVTRQFDKILRKRISIQDLTFAKEFRGLNGYKISACVPALELTRRLMRKDPRAIPRIGERVRYIIVAGAPNQPLIQCVRTPTEVILDESLIPNSIYYITKVIIPPLNRCLNLVGVDANTWYTEMIHRQTPDKIINLCANNQKLTIRQFFSTVICAVCENQTQKDICMNCMSKPSQTITILYEKLRWLERTYHELNMICQSCTGYLDDPKCESLDCPVLYRLMQARRDLVQIPYLNNIIRNM is encoded by the exons atgATTGATTATAATCTATATGGTATGAGTTTAATAAActtaaaagatgttaaatttaGACAATGCATACAtacaaaattagaagaaaacTCAGAAAATGAGAGTTCATCAAATTTATTTGATTCACAAAAACACCTCCCAGCATTTATTGTTAAACAAAGCACCTGCAAATTAGAAGTAGATGCACAAGCATGTGAAATACTCAATAGACAAGAAATTCAAAATGATTTGGATTTAAATCCTGGTATTGCAGCCATTTGGaatgaagaaaaatatagaagagaAGCAAAGGATTTAGAGAATGTTGAATCACAATTTTTGTATTCTAATACTAGTAACAGAATTTATGATTTAACAGAGAATGATATTTATCAAGAAGAAAGATTAAGGAAAAAATTGGAGTCTATATCACAG ATCAGTGAAGATATAACTTCAAAAACATCGAAAACACACAATTATCCTTTAGAAATGGATGATGAAAATAACTCATTTAGTGCTTCATATGTTCCAAATCATTTTAAATCATTAATGCTAAATAAAGAAACTAAAGATGAAACGTTTTTAAATaatagtttattagaatttgaTAACTttgagataaaagaaaatttacctCAAGATAAAACAATAGAAAACACTATTT TGGACTCTGAAGATATGTATTTGGTTGAAATATTGGCTGATTTaagagaagaaaatgaagaagagaAGATTATAGATAACGATAGCATGTTAGGTTCTCAATTTTCTATgttgaataatgaaattaaagtgGATAAtgaagatgatgaaattgaagaTTTGAACATTACAAGTTTGGATTTGAGCCTTAGTTCGTGGAACTCAGTTATCACTGAAATTGAAAGTAAGATGACAGaagataacaaaaaaacaaaTGATATAACTGAACATAATGCTGAAAGTACTTCTTCAAGAGATGTTCCTCAATATGATGGCCCAAGCGATttagttttaaaaaataaaaagcaattaaTATGGCAGCTtactagaaataaaataaaggagGGGAAAAAAACATGTACAAAATTGGATAAATATGCACTACATTTCAATAGTAATATgatattaaatgaattaaaatttataaatattcaaataaatcttaattttttacaaaatcaattaATGATTCCACAAGGAActatatttgatattaaattatctaaatattttacattttatcagaAACAAACTCGAGAATTTGAAAGTAAACGTAGAAAAACGTCACAAACTACTGAAAAAAAGTTGTCgtattataaagatataaatatttataaattagatCACAAAGATTTAGATGTTTATGATATAGATGAGATCGAATATACATTAGATAAgtgtaaacatttaaaaaattcaatagaTTTTGGAAACAATCCTAATGAATCATATATCATGAATAgtgtttcaaataaattaaacataccTGCACTTGATGGTAATGCTGATAATAGTTCCAGTGATTCTGAGGTAGATCGGGATACTACCATTAACAAGGAAGAAAAGCGCATTTGTGTTTATAAGccaaatacaaaatttaaaagtgACAAGGGTGTTGTTAATATTTCACTGATAAAACGAAGGCTTGAATTGGAAGATTCTAATTTGCAATCTCCTTATAAGCGACGTAATACCATTGGAAATTATTTACCAAATGAACCATATCATACCCCAACTAAAGCAAAATTGGTACATAGCCCATGTTCTGTCTcaaaaaaatattcttcgcttgatataaaaatagtgtctccaaaaatagataaaagtaTTAGAAATAATGAATCTCGTAGTTCAGAATTTAGTTATAATACTTTGAAACGAAATAATCAACATTTATTTCATGATAAAATAGATAATTTAGCTTTAGAGGAAAATCAAG cATTCTTTACACATAATGAAACTTCAAATATTGGCAAAACGGGATCAGTTATTCTTAAACACAAAGACAG TAGTTCAAATGTACATGAAgagttaattaattttgaaaaagaagataatgtattaaaaacaaattttgaaaCACAAATTATTCCTAAAAATAACAAACagatttgtaaaaaattaagttttatgaatattaataatgaagaaATTAGTTCTGTAAAGGATAATATATATTTCGAAAACTTATCTCTAACAAAAGAAATCAtagataatatacataaaagcAATGATTCCATTAGTATTTCCATAGTGAATTCTAACTGTCATGGAAATTCTATAAAACTACACACAAGAGAGAATGAGaaagttaattataaatataatttaccaaGTACATCAAAAGATAACACCAATTTGTACTTAGACAATACTTCAGACCAAATGTcattaaaacataaaaatatagatgaagatgaagatgaagatgaagaagacGTTTGTAATATGACATATACACAATACCTTAATGGTAAATTAGAATCGGAATCAAATACCCCAAATATCATGGCACTAAAAGATATAAGTGGTACAGAAACTAAGTTGATTACTATTACAAGTAAATTTAATTCACCAAGCAGAGAAAGAATCATAAACTCTATGAAGATGTATGATATTTTAGAATCCAAATtcaattcattatttttcaGCAACAAAAttgatttgataaaatttatgcAAAGAAAAAATTTAAGTAATAATGGTATTTACAAAGTAATTCCATTTAAATGTAGTTTAGATAGAGTTACGGGTATTAAACTCTGGCGTCGAGTGcgaataaatgaattttatccTTCTGGATCAAGTATAAAATCTTGCAATATAAAGAGAGTTCTTGCAGGATACAATGCGTTAATAATTCATCCTCTTATTCAGCCACCAACATCGAAAAATGTTAAAACTTGGTTACAAGCTAAAAAGCATTTATCGAAGAAGAACAATAATTATGAAGTAAAAGATAATATTGATGTTCCAAGAGATATAAAAGAAAGCAATATTCTGAACAAAATACTTGCTAATAATCGATATATGAAATCACAGTGTTCTGGCAGTTCAGAGCATTCAAGCAAATCTAATAATAGTTTTAATTCTTCTTTACAAAAAATGCTTGAAAATCCATTATTATACAAGAATAATGATACACCACAATATCTAGGTATTTCATATGGACAAATTGAATATACTCTAAAAGGCTATAGTAGtaatattgaaaatgaaaatcgtCAAAATGCCAAAGGCTTAACTGTG CATCAATATCTGACAATATTAGCAGTAGAAATACACGTTATTACACGTGATAAATTTCTCCCTGATCCAAACCATGATCCAATTGGAGCAATATTCTATGCTATTCATAATGATGTTCCATTATCTTCAAAAATTGAACAGATAGAGCATG GTGCTATTCTTGTAAGTTCATTAACCCAAAatacgaaagtaaaaaatatacattcagCTAATACATGTACTACATCATATGTATCAACTGAAGAGGATTTACTAAATAGTCTTATAATATTAGTTAGACATTGTGATCCAGATATTTTAATTGGTTGGGAGATTGAGTCTCTTTCATGGGGATATATCTTTCATAGAGCTTCTCATATTGGTCTAAAAGATTTTATGTGGCAAATTTCAAGAATTCCAACTGCCCCTCCAATATCTAAAGGACAAGCATCTGATAAAGATAATTTCAGTGATGCAAAAATCTCAGGTCGAATTATCCTTGATGTTTGGAGAATAATGAGACATGAAATAgcattattaaattatacatttgaGAATGTTATGTATCATGTAATGCGTGAAAGAGTGTCATGTCCTACTTTTCAGGTTTTAACTAATTGGTGGAATCATAAAAGTGTAACAATACGATGGAGAGTTATTACTCATTATGTCATACGAATTGTGGGTACATTGAGAATATTAATCCATCTTGATATTATTG GTCGAACTTGTGAACATGCACGACTTTTCGgaatacaattttatgaagTTTTTTCAAGAGGTTCTCAGTTTCGAGTTGAATCAATGATGTTGAGGCTTGCAAAACCTTTGAATTATATTTCAGTTTCACCCTCTATACAACAAAGAGCCCGAATGCGCGCACCTGAATCTCTACCACTTATTATGGAACCACAGTCCACATTATACACTGATCCATTGATTGTCTTGGATTTTCAAAGTTTATATCCAAGCATTATTATTGCTTATAACTATTGTTTCTCTACATGTTTAGGTCGTGTAGAGCACATTGGCCA tTATGAACCATATGAGTTTGGTGCAactacattaaaaataaaaaaagatactgCTAAGAAActatttggaaaaataaattttgcacCCTGTGGTGTAGCTTTTGTAAAACCAGAAATAAGAATGGGAATATTACCGCGTATGCTTACAGAAATTTTAAATACTCGATTAATGGTAAAAAAGTCTATGAAACTTCATGGGAATGAAAATCACGCATTACAACGTATTCTTCATTCACAACAATTAGGGCTTAAGTTAATTGCAAATGTTACTTATGGTTATACAGCTGCTAATTTTAGTGGCAGAATGCCTTGTATTGAA ataGGGGACAGTGTTGTTAGTAAAGGAAGGGAAACATTAGAACGAGCAATTAAAATAGTAGAATCTACACCTAAATGGGGAGCTGAAGTTGTTTATGGTGATACAGATtcgttatttattcttttacgtAGAAAATCAAGAGAAGAGGCGTTTGCAATAGGAGCTGAAATTGCTGATACTGTTACTGCAGCTAATCCTCCTCCTGTAAAACTTAAATTTGAGAAAGTTTTGCAACCATCAATATTACAA ACTAAAAAAAGGTACTGTGGTTATATGTATGAGTCTCCAGAACAGAAAGAACCTGAATATTTAGCAAAAGGTATTGAAACTGTTCGTAGAGATGGTTGTCCAGCTGTAACTAAG atacTTGAAAAAACATTGAAAATCCTATTTGATACAAAGGATCTCTCTTTAGTAAAACAATATGTTactagacaatttgataaaattttacgtAAAAGAATATCAATTCAAGATTTAACATTTGCAAAGGAATTTCGTGGCTTGAATGGTTACAAAATCAGTGCTTGTGTACCTGCATTGGAGTTAACACGAAGATTGATGCGCAAAGATCCACGGGCGATACCTCGTATTGGCGAAAGAGTACGATATATTATAGTGGCTGGAGCCCCAAATCAGCCACTAATTCAGTGTGTACGAACTCCAACAGAAGTAATTTTAGATGAAAGTTTAATTCCAAATtcgatatactacataacaaaAGTTATTATACCACCACTTAATCGGTGTTTAAATTTAGTCGGCGTTGATGCTAATACATG GTATACAGAAATGATCCATCGCCAAACAcctgataaaataattaatttatgtgCGAATAATCAAAAGCTAACTATTCGACAATTTTTTAGTACTGTTATATGTGCTGTTTGTGAAAATCAAACGCAAAAAGATATTTGTATGAATTGCATGTCAAAACCAAGTCAAACAATTACTATTCTATATGAAAAGTTAAGATGGTTAGAACGTACTTATCACGAACTTAATATG ATATGTCAGTCTTGTACTGGCTACTTGGATGACCCGAAATGTGAATCTTTAGATTGCCCGGTTTTATATCGATTGATGCAAGCTCGAAGAGATCTCGTTCAAATaccttatttaaataatattattcgtaaTATGTAA